A DNA window from Porphyromonadaceae bacterium W3.11 contains the following coding sequences:
- a CDS encoding IS3 family transposase — protein MFSISELCLLANVSRSGYYNYDHSRKYKEEELSALSGSIVYYCHYLRQKAHLPKAGGNQLYQLCKEYFGEKMVIGRDRFFDILRANNLLLRAKKKRGVPRTTFGVVNHGFEDHVNRMVKYIPPTHCRLCVSDITYLKCSEGFVYLSLTMDAYSRIITGYSLQRNLTTKGPHEALKQTVSFYEGHALDVRGLIFHSDRGSQYVSKEMTSYEASLGIITSVTQTGDPLHNSMAERLNSTIKNDWLYDFSLLTFEETERALDNSVLMYNTARPHSSVSMRTPMQTLIANYPNPLISNKIGGDSGSSDIHLYDAQAVPTL, from the coding sequence CTGTTTAGTATCAGCGAGTTGTGTCTTCTAGCTAATGTTAGTCGTAGTGGCTATTATAACTACGATCACAGTCGTAAGTATAAAGAGGAAGAACTAAGTGCTCTTTCAGGGTCCATCGTTTACTACTGTCACTATCTCAGACAAAAAGCCCATTTACCCAAAGCCGGTGGAAATCAGCTTTATCAGCTCTGTAAAGAGTACTTTGGAGAGAAGATGGTCATAGGTCGTGATAGATTCTTTGATATTCTTAGAGCCAATAACTTATTGCTACGAGCTAAGAAAAAAAGAGGGGTCCCGAGAACTACGTTTGGTGTGGTAAACCACGGATTTGAGGACCATGTAAATAGGATGGTGAAATATATTCCACCAACCCACTGCCGTTTGTGTGTCTCAGATATTACGTACCTAAAGTGCTCCGAAGGTTTTGTTTATCTCTCCCTTACGATGGATGCGTATAGTCGTATAATCACGGGATATAGCCTACAACGTAACCTTACTACAAAAGGTCCCCACGAAGCCCTGAAGCAGACCGTGTCATTTTATGAAGGTCATGCCCTAGATGTTCGAGGCTTGATTTTTCATAGTGACCGAGGAAGTCAGTATGTCTCCAAAGAGATGACGTCGTATGAAGCGAGTTTGGGTATCATAACGAGCGTGACACAGACAGGGGATCCTCTACATAACTCAATGGCGGAACGCCTAAATAGTACTATCAAAAACGATTGGCTCTACGACTTTTCTTTATTGACCTTTGAAGAGACAGAAAGAGCCTTGGATAATTCGGTGTTAATGTATAATACAGCACGTCCACATAGTAGTGTGAGCATGCGGACTCCTATGCAGACGCTTATCGCGAACTACCCTAATCCATTAATATCTAATAAGATAGGGGGTGATAGTGGGAGCTCTGACATTCATCTATATGACGCACAAGCTGTGCCTACCCTTTGA
- a CDS encoding glycoside hydrolase family 97 protein, giving the protein MNRRVFFALFFVAVATLFAWAQESLQLQSPNGRFIATFSISTSGEPMYSLTYDGKAVVKESKMGFYLLNEKKGDLSEEILGVQKPHHEDLVNGFKVVRSSQSSFDETWTPVWGEEEAIRNHYNELFVNLLQEKTGRELNIRFRLFDDGLGFRYEFPDQDKLVYFTIKEEATEFAMAGDHTAWWIPGDYDTEEYNFGENKLTEIDDHYDATIIHNASQFAFSRHGVQTPLQMKTDDGMYINIHEAALIEFPAMHLELDEEALTFHAHLTPDATGAKGRVQTPFNTPWRTLIVGNSGTDILSSRMTYNLNEPCKLEDTSWIKPMKYMGVWWEMITGKSHWSYTNDLRSIHLDSVDYTKTKPHGRHGATTENVLRHIDFAAKHGFDGVLVEGWNVGWEDWFGHQKDYVFDFQTPYPDFDVDLIRDHAKSKGIQMIMHHETSSSVRNYERHLDDAFKFMVDNNYHAVKTGYVGDIVPYGEHHYGQWLVNHYLYVVQKAAEYKIMINAHESVHMTGLSRTYPNLLSQESAKGQEFQTGGNPINHMTILPFGRLIGGPMDYTPGIVQMSMSRMNPDNPNVVVSTIGNQLGMYLTMYTPLQMAADFPEHYEERMDAFQFIKEVPVEWSESKYLEAEPGRYITVARREKGTDNWYMGNVSGVAHPTSIKLDFLKPGVKYEAIIYEDGKKAHATENPYDYTISKKKVSSKTTLKLNAVAGGGFAVSIRPINK; this is encoded by the coding sequence ATGAATAGACGTGTGTTTTTTGCTCTCTTTTTTGTTGCTGTTGCTACATTATTTGCCTGGGCACAAGAGAGTTTACAATTACAATCGCCTAATGGGCGTTTTATAGCTACTTTTAGTATCTCCACGAGTGGAGAGCCAATGTATAGTCTTACATACGATGGTAAGGCTGTCGTTAAAGAAAGTAAGATGGGCTTTTATTTACTTAACGAAAAGAAAGGTGATCTTTCCGAGGAAATACTAGGTGTACAAAAGCCTCATCATGAAGATTTAGTGAATGGTTTTAAGGTGGTACGCTCATCTCAAAGTAGTTTTGACGAAACCTGGACTCCAGTATGGGGTGAGGAGGAAGCCATACGTAACCATTATAATGAGTTGTTTGTCAATCTTCTTCAAGAAAAAACAGGACGTGAACTCAATATCAGATTTAGGTTATTTGATGATGGTTTAGGTTTTCGGTACGAATTCCCTGATCAAGATAAGTTAGTTTACTTTACTATCAAAGAAGAGGCTACAGAGTTCGCGATGGCAGGAGATCATACAGCTTGGTGGATCCCAGGAGATTATGATACCGAGGAGTATAACTTTGGTGAGAATAAGTTGACTGAGATAGATGATCATTATGATGCTACTATTATTCATAATGCTAGCCAATTTGCTTTCAGTCGCCATGGTGTACAGACCCCACTTCAGATGAAGACCGATGATGGCATGTATATCAATATCCATGAAGCAGCGTTGATTGAATTCCCAGCGATGCATCTAGAGTTAGATGAAGAGGCATTAACCTTCCATGCTCATTTGACCCCCGATGCTACAGGTGCTAAAGGAAGGGTACAAACTCCATTCAATACACCTTGGAGAACGTTAATCGTAGGGAATAGTGGTACTGATATTTTGTCAAGTCGCATGACCTATAATCTTAATGAACCTTGTAAGCTCGAAGATACGTCATGGATTAAGCCTATGAAGTATATGGGTGTATGGTGGGAGATGATTACTGGTAAAAGCCACTGGAGCTACACTAATGACCTGAGAAGTATTCATTTAGATAGTGTTGATTATACTAAGACAAAACCACACGGTCGCCATGGAGCAACTACAGAGAATGTGCTTCGTCATATTGATTTTGCAGCTAAGCACGGATTTGATGGCGTCTTAGTCGAAGGTTGGAATGTTGGTTGGGAGGATTGGTTTGGTCATCAGAAGGATTATGTCTTTGACTTTCAAACTCCTTACCCAGACTTCGATGTTGATCTCATAAGAGATCATGCAAAGTCTAAGGGTATCCAGATGATTATGCATCATGAAACGAGTTCGTCTGTTCGTAACTATGAACGTCATCTGGATGATGCGTTCAAGTTTATGGTTGATAATAACTACCATGCAGTAAAGACCGGATATGTAGGAGATATAGTTCCTTATGGAGAGCATCATTATGGACAGTGGCTAGTCAATCACTACTTGTACGTTGTCCAAAAAGCAGCCGAATATAAGATTATGATTAATGCCCACGAGAGTGTTCATATGACTGGGTTGAGTAGGACCTATCCTAACCTCCTCTCACAAGAGAGTGCAAAGGGGCAGGAGTTCCAGACTGGGGGTAATCCTATTAATCATATGACTATTTTACCATTTGGCCGACTCATAGGAGGACCTATGGATTATACTCCAGGCATAGTCCAGATGTCTATGAGTAGGATGAATCCTGATAATCCTAACGTAGTCGTTTCTACTATCGGTAATCAGTTAGGAATGTACCTTACTATGTACACTCCACTACAGATGGCGGCTGATTTTCCAGAGCATTATGAAGAGAGGATGGATGCTTTCCAATTTATCAAGGAGGTCCCTGTAGAGTGGAGTGAAAGCAAATATTTGGAAGCAGAGCCAGGACGTTATATCACAGTTGCTCGTCGAGAAAAAGGAACAGATAATTGGTATATGGGTAACGTAAGCGGTGTTGCTCATCCTACTTCTATCAAGCTAGACTTCCTAAAACCAGGCGTTAAGTACGAAGCAATAATTTATGAGGATGGTAAGAAAGCACATGCTACTGAAAATCCTTATGACTATACTATAAGTAAGAAGAAGGTCTCCAGTAAGACTACTCTGAAACTAAATGCTGTTGCAGGCGGTGGCTTTGCTGTGTCCATTCGCCCAATTAATAAATAA
- a CDS encoding transposase encodes MEEKSTKRMNPQHSRYYSNEFRYLVVNDLLCTGDSVVDVAKRYKIGCVTLYKWLSIFGVETPSNNLVNEEGMSKSEKELRRELLELKRENSRLKVAKRTAELDALFHKTLLEKVAEKHNIDIKKRAI; translated from the coding sequence ATGGAAGAAAAAAGCACAAAAAGAATGAATCCTCAACATTCGAGGTATTATAGTAATGAATTTAGGTATCTCGTAGTGAATGATCTTCTATGTACTGGAGATTCAGTAGTAGATGTAGCTAAAAGATATAAGATTGGCTGTGTTACACTTTATAAATGGTTGAGTATCTTTGGAGTAGAAACACCATCAAACAACCTAGTAAATGAAGAGGGTATGAGCAAAAGTGAGAAAGAATTACGACGAGAATTATTAGAGTTAAAGCGTGAAAACTCTCGTTTAAAAGTAGCAAAAAGAACAGCAGAGTTGGACGCCTTATTCCACAAGACATTGTTGGAAAAAGTAGCAGAGAAGCATAATATAGACATAAAAAAAAGAGCGATTTGA